Genomic DNA from Niabella ginsenosidivorans:
GCAAACGCGAATGATCAGCATTCAGAATCCGGTTCTTCTCAATTCATTTATTTTTGCAGCGGCTTCTGACAAAATTGAAATGACGCTATCCATTATCATAGTAAACTATAATGTAAAGTATTTTTTAGAGCATTGCCTGCATTCGGTGCGGCGCGCTATAAAGAACATTCCTGCTGAAATTATTATTATTGACAATTGTTCATCCGACGAAAGCTTTGATTATCTTTCACCCCTTTTTCCGGAAGCTATATGGATCTCCAATAAAAAAAACCGGGGTTTCGGGAGCGCCTGCAATCAGGGCCTGGCTATTGCCAAAGGAACATATATTTTATTCCTGAACCCGGACACGCTGGTACCGGAGCATTGCTTTGACGGCTGCATCAACCTATTTAAGGAGCACAAAGAGATAGGCGCTCTTGGAATAAGAATGTATGATGGCTGTGGTCGTTTTTTAAAAGAATCAAAAAGAGGCATCCCCTCAGTAAAGGCCGCTTTTTTTAAGCTCTCAGGTATCAGCCGCTTTTTTGCAGGTTCCCGCTTTTTTGACAGCTATTATATGGGGCATCTTGATGAAAACAGGGATCATTACGCAGAGATCCTTGCCGGGGCGTTCATGATGATACCGAAATCCGTGCTGGAAGAAACAGGAAGCTTTGATGAAGCGTTCTTTATGTACGGGGAAGACGTGGATCTTAGTTACAGGATCCATCTTACCGGTTTAAAAAATTATTACCTTGCCAACCCTCCCATCATCCATTTTAAGGGAGAAAGCACTGCTAAAAACAGCCTGGGCTATGTAAAAAACTTTTACCGGGCCATGAGCATTTTTGTAAACAAGCACTATTCCGGATTATCAAAAAAAATAGCTGCAGGGCTGATCCATGCAGGCATCTGGAGTCATGCGGGGCTAAAAGCCCTATCAGCAAAACTAAGGTCATCACCTGATACGACCCCTGCAACAACTCCTGCCACAATCATTATTATCGGAAAGAAAAGCGCCGCCCAATCCCTGCTTGCCCTTCTTTCAGAGCAGGTGCAGGGCCCTATTAAAGACCCTGTGGTTGTAGCCCCAGAAACTCCCGGCCTGGTATCATTGTTAGAACAAAACCCCACCGCTGCTGTTTACCTTTGTGAACAGGACCTTTCTTTTTCTGAAATGATCTCCATTGTTACAGAAAGCAGGCACCGGTTTATACACTTTTACAGCGGGCTGAGTATTATAAAAGGTGGGTAAGATCAATATTTTCTGTTTAAAATCACCAATTGTACCATTTTTGCGGGTTTTATAGTAACTTGTATACCCTGCAAAGGCGGAAACAGGCTTTTTAAGCCCTGAATTTTCAGAAAAACGCATTTAACCGATTTTTACCATGGCACAGCTTCTGATTATTATTAACTCCGGCGTCAAGTAAAAAACAATATATTTGCCGGCCTGTGTAGTATGAAGATATGGCATCAATAATAGATATTAAAATACCCCGATCGATTGCCAGCGCCTTGCGTCTTCCTAAGCGCAATGCAAAATCACAGCAGCGAAGAGTATTGAAAAAGCTGTTAAATAAGGCCAGGTTTACAGAATTTGGCCAACATTATCATTTCGATAAGATCTTACTCTCCAGGAACATAGAAAAAAGCTTTCAGAAAGATGTGCCCATTTTTGATTATAATAAAATTTATAATGAATGGTGGGTGAAAACCCTGGAAGGAAAGCCGGACATTACCTGGCCTGGTAAAATAAAATATTATGCATTAAGCTCCGGTACCTCAGAGGCATCCAGTAAATACATTCCCGTAACAGAAGACCTCTTAAAAAGCAATACGATCAATTATATAAAGCAGCTTATCAGCGTATTTGGTTATAAACAGGCTAATAAAAAGTCGCTAACAAAGGATTTCCTGATCATTGGCGGGGCCACCAACCTGCAAAAAGGTGAGGCCGGCTGGTTTGCCGGGGATCTTAGCGGCATCCTGGCAAAAAAACGCCCCTTCTGGTTCCAGACCTTTTATAAGCCCGGGGGCAGAATTGCAGCAATAGCAGACTGGAACCAAAAGCTGAATGAAATTGTGGACAATGCCCATAAATGGGACATCGGGTACATTGTTGGCGTGCCGGCATGGTGCCAGATGTGTATGGAAATGGTAATAGAACGCTATAAATTGGCAAATATTCATGAAATATGGCCAAATTTTGGCGTTTTTGTGCATGGCGGCGTTGCCTTTGAACCTTACAAAAAGTCTTTTGACAAATTATTGGGCAAGCCCATTGTATATGTAGAGAACTATCTGTCCAGCGAAGGATTCATCGGTTATAAAATGAAGGAAGACCGCGGGATGCAGTTGGTTACCAATAATAATATCTTTTTTGAATTTGTGCCTTTTGACAATTGCAATTTTGATTCAGACGGTTCCATTGTTGCCAACCCCGAAGCAAAGCTGATCGATGAGGTTGAGGAAGGAAAAGAATATGCCTTGCTGATGAGCACTAATGCCGGCAGCTGGCGTTATCTAATTGGAGATACAATAAAATTTCTGGACAAGGAAAAGGCTGAAGTGATCATCACCGGCCGCACCCGGCATTTTCTAAGCCTTGTTGGTGAGCATCTGAGCGTGGAGAATATGAATCGTGCCATACAGGATGCCAATGATCATTTTAACATAAGCATACAGGAATATACGGTAGTGGGCTTTCCCTATGAAGGGTATTTTGCACACAGATGGTATGTAGCCACCGCTGACCCGGTAAACAAAGATGCGCTGATAACGTTTATTGATAACAAGCTAAAGGAAATAAACGACGACTATGCAACGGAAAGAACCAGTGCTTTAAAGGATGTCTTCATTGAAGTGCTGGCTCCGGAAACTTTTATGAAGTTCATGGAGCTGAAAGGCAAATTAGGCAGTCAGCATAAATTTCCACGTGTAATGAAGGGCAAAATGCTCCGGGACTGGGAAAATTTTTTAAAAACCGGTCAACTTTAATTTTCCGTTTTGAAAACTTCCTTTATATTGTTTTTCAATTATGATTGAAGCCTTTATTAAAGGATTGACCATGGGAGTGCTGCTCAGCCTTTCGGTAGGGCCGGTGCTTTTTTCAGTCATTAAACACAGCATCAATGTGGGTCATAGGGGCGGACTGGCTTTTGTGCTGGGAGTTTCCGCCAGCGATGCTTCTCTTGCGTTTATCAGCAATTTTTTTTCACAGTTTTTTACGCTCCTCAGCTCGCACAAAGTGGTCATCAGTATTGCCGGCAGCACTTTTCTGATTATACTGGGCGTTTACTATGCCTTCTTTAAGAAGATAAGAATTAAGGACCGTATCAAAAAATCGCCGCCTCTTTTTCGCAAGCGCGATTATCTGCAGCTTTTTTTATCCGGCTTTTTTTTAAATACCTTAAACCCCGGCGTTTTTATTTTCTGGCTAACTGCTTCCACAACATTTATTACTCACACAGTTAATGAACGCATTGTAATTTTTGTAACCTGCTTATTATTTGTTTTGGGCACTGATATTACCAAGGTGATGCTGGCCAATAACATTCGTAACCGCCTTACTCCCAGAAACATTCATTTACTGAACCGTATAAATGGTTTTGTGCTGATGTGCTTTGGACTGGCGCTTATTATAAGGCTCCTCGTTTAAAAAACGGGAAATAATGGGACAGCTTTCTTATTTTTATCACAGTACTCGGTATATGATTTAAGAAGATGCGCGTTTTAAAGGGAATATGGAAATGGGGCCTGCGGTTATTCGTAGTACTGTTCATTGGCCAGTTCATATATATTGTACTATTGAAATGGGTAAACCCTCCGGTCACCTTTACCCAGATCGGCAGTATGCTGGCGGGCAGAGGTTGCCACAGCCGGAACAAGTCTTCAGCAGATGTTTCAGAAAATGCCCGCCTGGCAGTAATTGCGTCAGAAGACCAGCTGTTTCCGGATCATAATGGTTTTGACTGGAAAAGTATCCAGAAAGCAATAGAATACAATCAGAAAAAGCCGGGACGGTTAAGAGGCGCCAGCACCATCAGCCAGCAAACCGCAAAAAATGTATTTTTATGGCAGGGCCGAAGCTGGTTCCGTAAAGGACTGGAAACTTATTTTACCTTTATGATCGAAAGAATATGGGGTAAAAAAAGGATTCTTGAAGTATATTTAAATGTAGCGGAAACGGGCAACGGTATTTTTGGAATTGAGCAGGCTGCCCAAACCTATTTCAATAAACCCGCAAAAAATCTTACCCAGTATGAAGCCGCGGCTATTGCAGCCATCCTGCCCAACCCTTTAAAGCTGAGTGTCAGACCTATGTCGCCCTATGTTGCTTCAAGGGCAAGAAAAATTGTTCAGCAAATGAATTTTTTAAAGCCGGACAGGGATATTCAACGCATTGTTCAGGCCGATTAAGCCGTTGCAGCATTGCTATCCTCATCAGTTGCTAACTGATGCACTCCAGTTTCCATGAAGCCGATCCAGGGATGCCAGTAAGCCTCATCAACGGGCACCGGTGCCTCATTTGCAAAAAGCGCCTCTTCTTTGTCAATAACGGTTTTGTATAAAATATGGCCCGGCCCCAGGGGCGAGAATGTTGATTTAATCCGGTGAAGCAATCGTTTTATTTCATCCACATTTTTTACATGCACGGCCTCTTTAAGTTCACGGCAATCATCTGCCCACTGGCTTTTTATTTCTGCCAGGATATCACTTATTGCATCTTTATCCGCCCCCAACAGGTCTTTCAGGTAGTTGAGATTGTTATAAGAGGACTCTGAATTATTGAGAAAGGATTCTGTCATTATAGCTAGCATTTTAGTTGCTTTATATTAATTAAAGAGGGTTCAATGTACAGGAAGGATGCGTTCCCTCCTCATTTTTTTGGCTTTCCGCTTACAAAAGATGCAGCTTTGCCAGCAGTGCGTCTTTATAACTTTCTGAAACAGGTATTGGTTGATTTTTTATATATACCAGCCGGTCTTCAATATACTCCACTTTATCTATGGCTATTATATAGCTCCGGTGTACCCTTATGAACTGATCTGAAGAAAATTTATCTTCAATTGCTTTCAGGCTGCCGTGTACCATATAGGACCTATCCGGTAATTTAAACTGCACATAATCGCCCTTTGCCTCCATCCATAAAATATCGTCCAGGTTCACTTTCCGGATTACCTTGTTTTCCTTTATAAAGAGCTGCTTTGGAGTGACCGTATTGGTTTGCGGAGATTGCTTGAAACGGATCAGTTCCTGCGCTTTGTCCAGTGCCGTTATTACCCTTGTCAGCGTAAACGGCTTTACCAGGTAGTCTACCACGTTTAATTCAAATGCTTCAACGGCATAATTCTCTTTTGCCGTAGTCAGAATAGTATGCGGCCTGTTGGTGAGTAAACGCAACAGTTCCAGCCCGCTCATTTCCGGCATTTCTACATCTAAAAATAAAACATCCACCGGGTTCTCATCCAGGAACGCTTTTGCTTCCAGTGCATTCCCGCACTCACCAACAACAGTTACGGCATTAATATTCTGAAGGATTTTTCTTAACGTGACGCGTGCCACTTTGTTATCATCAACCAGCAAACATGTAAGAGGGCCCTTCCTGTTCATTTCCAAAATGTTACCTAAAATTAAGGATTTTTTGCAATATGAAAAAACCAAGCTCTGTAAAAACATACATTTATTGCGGCGCAGGCCATTACAGCAGGGGAATGAGGCTGCCCCAAAAGACAGAAGTCATCATATCGCCCTGCAGCTTTGGAAAATTTTAATGGAATTTGCCGGTTCTTCCTGCTATTGCAGGATTCGCCCGAAACGATGACTTTTGATATCGTTTCTTCCGTTTCTAATATTGATCCAATAGTAGAGTTAGTTCCGCACTACAACGGCTACCGGCAAATAAAAAGCTGCCCGGAGGCAGCTTAAGATCATATATCCAAAGGATAATGTTATTATTTCTTGTACTGAGGGATGATGCTGTTGGACAGTTCCACCATTTTTTTCAGCCCTTCTTCGGGGAGGTTCCCTTTTTTGAATTCAGCCAGAACATCGGGGTATTTATTTTCCATTTCCAGCAGGAAATGCTCTTCAAACTCCTTTACCTTATTTACAGGAACGTCTTTGATCAGCCCGTTGGTGCCCAGGTAAATAATGGCAACCTGTTTTTCTACGGGATAAGGAGAGTATTGTGCCTGTTTCAGGATCTCCACGTTACGCGCCCCTTTGTCAATTACGTTCTTGGTTGCAGCATCAAGGTCTCCGCCAAACTTGGAAAAAGCTTCCAGCTCACGGTAAAGCGCCTGGTCCAGCTTTAAGGTACCGGCCACTTTCTTCATGGATTTGATCTGTGCATTACCTCCTACACGGCTTACGGAAATACCTACGTTAATAGCGGGGCGGATGCCGGAAAGGAATAAGGATGATTCCAGGAAGATCTGTCCGTCTGTGATAGAGATTACATTGGTGGGGATATATGCTGATACGTCACCGGCCTGGGTTTCAATAATGGGTAAAGCTGTTAAGGAACCGCCACCTTTTACAAGGTGTTTAATGGAATCCGGAAGATCATTCATATTCTTAACAATCTCATCATTGCTGATCACTTTGGCGGCTCTTTCCAGCAAACGGCTGTGCAGGTAGAACACATCACCCGGATACGCTTCGCGGCCCGGGGGACGGCGTAACAGCAGCGAAACTTCACGATACGCTACGGCCTGCTTTGAAAGGTCATCATAAATGATCAGTGCAGGACGGCCTGTATCACGGAAATACTCGCCAATAGCAGCACCCGCAAACGGAGCGTAGAACTGCAAAGGAGCCGGATCAGAAGCAGAAGCTGCAACAATGGTGGTATAATCCATTGCGCCATTGTCTTCCAGGGTTTTCATCACTCCTGCAATGGTAGAGGCTTTTTGCCCAATGGCGACATAGATACAATAAACCGGCTGACCGGCTTTAAAAAATTCTTTCTGGTTAATAATGGTATCAATGGCAATGGCTGTTTTACCGGTCTGGCGGTCGCCAATGATCAGTTCCCGCTGGCCGCGGCCGATCGGGATCATGGCATCAATCGCTTTAATACCGGTTTGCAGCGGTTCTTTTACCGGTTCACGGAAAATTACTCCCGGTGCTTTCCGCTCCAGAGGCATTTCATAAAGCTCTCCGGTAATAGGTCCTTTGCCATCAATAGGTTGCCCCAGGGTGTTTACCACACGGCCGGTCATACCTTCACCCACTTTAATGGAAGCGATCTGCTTGGTGCGGCGCACCTTTGAGCCTTCTTTAATATCTTTTCCTTCACCCATCAGTACCACGCCCACATTATCTTCTTCCAGGTTAAGGGCTATGGCACGAACGCCGTCTTCAAACTCAACCAATTCGCCATATCTTACATTTCCAAGTCCGTATACACGGGCGATACCATCACCCACCTGTAGTACGGTACCCACTTCCTCCAAATCGGCCTGAGCATTAAAATTGCTCAACTGCTCCCTAAGAATGGCGCTTATTTCGTCTGGTTTTATTTCCGGCATAAATAATGAGATTTTATAATTTAATTCTTTGAATTTTGGCCTAACGCCCGTTTTCAGGCTGCAAAAGTAGTGTATTAGCGCATTCAGAACAAAAAAATAAACGGGATATTGATTTTTATCCGCCGGCTGAAATCTGTTCCTGTCTGTTGCCGGAACCCGGCGTTTGAAAGGGCTCATTCGTATCTGCATCTCCGGCATTTACAGTGCTGATGCAGAAAAAATCCAGGTGCTTTTAAACCAGGGATCAGGGGGCATTTGCCTTTACAGCACCAATACCCCTGTGGGCTGGAACCGGATCTCTTTCTGAGGCTCTGTAATGGCGTCAATTTCAGCCTGGGTTTTTTTTGCGTCCTCTGCGTAATGCTTTAATTCACTAACGGAAGTGGTTTTGTTAAACGCAACGCCTTCTAAAACAACTGTTTTTCCTTTTAAGGCAACAGGCACGAAGATGTTATAATTCCGGGATTTTACAAACATCCCTGATTTGTCCGGCAGTTCTAACGTCAGCCAGCAGCCTTTTTTGGGACATACATCCAGCACTTTGCCTGTTACCCTGGTCTGCAAAGTATCAGTCTGATGCATTTTATCTACCAGTTCCATTACCGAGATGGCGCCCCGGGCACTAATTTTTTCGCCATATGTATCTCCCTTTTTTGCTTCACCGGCCGGCGGCTGTGCATATACAGAAGCGGTGATCATCACAGCAGCAAGCAATAAGAACCCTTTTCCCATAAAATATAATTATTTAAAATGCAGAGTTACTTACAAATTAAAGGCAATTATTGATGCTGTTTGCCATTTTTTTGTCTTTTTCTGTAACAATATCCCCCGCATCATGAGTATTTAGCCAGATCTCTACCTTATTATAGGTATTTGTCCACGTAGGGTGATGATCCATCTTTTCAGCGATCAGGGCCACACGCGTCATAAAACCAAAGGCTTCATTAAAATCTTTGAATTCAAATTTCCGGTATAATGTATTGTTTTTTTCTTCCCACATAACAAACCGTTTTAAAAAATGAGGTAATCCTTGTTCTTTATTTTTTCATTAGTGAGCTCTGTGATCAGTTGCACCCCCGGAATTTCCCGGAGCCAGGCTTTTACCTGTTCCAGGTATTCATCCGTTACCGTATCATTTTTCATCAGCCATAAAAAATCCAGGTGCTTGAATTCCGGCAGCAGGAACTCCCCGTCATGCAAATTATTGTATAAATAATGGCAAAGGGAGCTGTTCGGGTCCCGGTATTCATAAACGGAGAAAAAATATAATCTCCGTTTTCTTTTCAGCTTTATCTCAATATCATGATTGATCCTGAAATCCAGTTCCAGCAGGTTATTCAGGTTCCAGCAAAATTTATAATCCTTTACCGTGGTTACTATGCCCAGGAGCTTTGTATCTTCAAAAAACTCCTCGGTGATCTGCTCGGTATTTAATGATAATTTTACGGTGGCCATGAATTACATAGTTACTACTGCTGTATAATCCAGCATTTTTGTAAAGGTAATAACTATTGACAGTTGGCCAAAGATCCGGTCAGGCAATTATGGGCCGGTACTTTTTATAATTATCAACAAGCATCCAGCTATTTATGATCAGCAATACGATTGCTATCGGCAACCCGGGTATTGAGGGATCCAGGGTCGTGTGATGCAAAACAATGCCCACCATAACAGGAAAAATCACAAGAGCACCTAAAGCTCTTGTTTTGGGAAAAATAACCAGCAGGCCTCCTGTTGTTTCCATGATGCCTAAAAGCGGAAACAGCCATTTCAACTTTAAAATGGCGCCGGCTATTTCCATCTGTTCCGGCGTCATCTGCTGCGCAGGCATATACATAAAGAACTTATTAAGCCCGGCATTAATAAACATTAATGCAAAAAGGGTGAAGACGATCTGTTTTACTATTTTCATTTTTGTTTGATTTAAGCTGTTAAAGTCAGCTCCTTTACAATCCCATTACCTTCCGCCACCTGTTATAGTGTTGCTTACACACAGAGGCGCTTTTTTTCAAAATAATTATAGCTGGCAGCTACCCGCTCCAAACCATTTTGGGCTGCAGAAGGCGTTTCTATAATGCTGTACAGCATCCCGGCCTGTTCTTTTTGCCGGAACACAGCAGGAAAGTCTACTATCCCGTCACCGGCATTTACAGGTTGTCCGCCGGCATCCACATCTCTTAAATGCCATAAAGGAAAACGTCCCGGGTATCTTTGGATAAAGGCATCCGGATCATGACCGGCCTGCACGACCCATCCCAGATCCAGTTCAAAAACGACCAGCTCCGGGTCTGTATGGCTTAACAATGTATCAAAAGGCAAGGTGCCGTTGACTGCCTCAAATTCAAAATGGTGATTATGGTATCCTAACTGTATCCCCGCTTTTTTTGCAATACGGCCCAGTTTATTATATGTTTCCGCTATTTCTTTATAGGAATCTACCGTTCGCCGTTCGTCGGGGAACATAGAGCAGATGATGTATTTTATCCGGAGAGCGGCACCGTCTTCCAGTAATAGCTCAATAGTATCAGAAGCAGCGTTAGCATGTAAACTGATGAGGTCCAAGCCAAGCGCATCGGCTCTCCTCTTCAGGAGCCCGGGCTTTACACCCAGCACCGTACGGGCCTCCGGGCTATAACCGGCAGCTTCCGCATAGCTAAAGCCTTTACAGGCGAGGGCCTGCAATGTACCTTCAAAATCGGTTGCCAGGTCATTCTTTACGGACCAGAGCTGAACGCCTATTGCTTCTTTTTTATACGTCATATTTTGCAGGATAAAATGAATGCTCACGGGTTTCAGAACTTCCTGAAATCCCATTCACCACGATAGGGCCGGCTGCGCATCTGGTTGGCAGATTCATTGTCAAAAGCTTCTTTAACAGGATCCCATTTCAGCTTCTTTTGCAGCTCGTAAGCAATGTTCACCGCGTTGCAAACAGTAGCGGTGCGGTGCCCGGTTTCCACATCACAAATCGGCCTGGAACGTTTTTTTATAGCGTCCACCCAATCCTGGTAATGGTTATCACTGAAGTATAACCGCCTGTCGCTTGTTTTAAATTTCAGTTGCGCCAGGTTTTCGGGTTGTGTCCTTAAAAAGCTGCGGCTTACTTCTATTTTCCCTTTATCGCCAATAAACTGAATGGAGTTGCCCTCACCCCAGTTCTTATGATTTACCTTAATGCCGTTGGCATACATAAAGGACAGTCCTTCTTTTGCACCGGGCCCTTCAGGCGGAATAAATGTTACGGGGCCGGAATTGTCCATGCCCAGCGCCCATTGCACAATATCAAACATATGGGCACCCCAGTCGGTAATATACCCGCCGCCAAATCCCGCATAACCGCGCCACCAGGCCCATTCTTTTGCATCAACAGGCGGTGCCAGTATAGCGTTATATCCCCTGTAAAAGGAAGGCCCGATCCAAAGATCCCAGTCAATATAATCCGGGGTAGGCTCTGTAGGCAGGTCACATTGCTTTACCGGCTCACCAACGGAAACATTGATCTCTGTGATCTTACCGATATATCCATTTGTTACCAGTTCAGCCGCCTGCCGGAAATTATAGGAAGAGCGCTGCATGCTCCCGGTCTGGAAAACACGTTTGTACTTACGCGTGGCATTTACCATAGCACGGCCTTCGGCAATGGTCAACGCCAATGGTTTTTCGCAATAAATATCCTTACCGGCTTTTGCAGCATCAATAGCTATCTGCGCATGCCAGTGATCCGGAGTAGCAATAACCACGGCATCAATATCTTTCCGTTCCAGCAGTTCCCGGTAATGTTTGTAGCCTTTTATTTCCGTTTTTACTTTTTTTTCATTTGCCTTTTGGGCAAGGCCGGTAAAGTAATCCAGCTTTTTTGCATCCACATCGCAGGCGGCAAGCACTAATGTTTCCTTAGGACCGTTAATAGCATTAACAAGATGATGGGATTGTTTTCCCAAACCAATATAACCGAGCTGGACACGATCACTTGGGGCCAGGTGCCCCTTGCCACCCAGAACAGAACGGGGCACAATGGTAAACGCCAGGGCGCCCATGGCAGTTTGCTGAATAAATCTTTTTCTTTTCATTTTTACAGATTGAGGGAACAGGGCCTTTTATTGTATCAACCGAAATAAAATTTTACAGCATAAAAATACACAAAGAGAACTGAAAAGCTTTACCCAAAGTTTCTGATGGTTCAGATGATGACAATGCACAGAAGGAACAGACCGTTTTATTTTTGTAAACCCCTGCTGAACCTGATACGATTTCCGCCTTTTCAACAACAGTCCAAAGCCTCTTAAACAACCCGGAACGATCCAAAACCCGGTTTATAGAAAATAGCGTTTTTATGCGTTTTATATGATAAAAAATATAAAATAGGCAAATAATATCAACATTTCGATCATCTGACACTTTTCTGAAATACCTTTAAATATTGGTATTTTTTTACTTTTCAAAAAAAATAGAAAATTTTTGTTGCGTTTTTATG
This window encodes:
- a CDS encoding glycosyltransferase family 2 protein, whose translation is MTLSIIIVNYNVKYFLEHCLHSVRRAIKNIPAEIIIIDNCSSDESFDYLSPLFPEAIWISNKKNRGFGSACNQGLAIAKGTYILFLNPDTLVPEHCFDGCINLFKEHKEIGALGIRMYDGCGRFLKESKRGIPSVKAAFFKLSGISRFFAGSRFFDSYYMGHLDENRDHYAEILAGAFMMIPKSVLEETGSFDEAFFMYGEDVDLSYRIHLTGLKNYYLANPPIIHFKGESTAKNSLGYVKNFYRAMSIFVNKHYSGLSKKIAAGLIHAGIWSHAGLKALSAKLRSSPDTTPATTPATIIIIGKKSAAQSLLALLSEQVQGPIKDPVVVAPETPGLVSLLEQNPTAAVYLCEQDLSFSEMISIVTESRHRFIHFYSGLSIIKGG
- a CDS encoding GH3 family domain-containing protein yields the protein MASIIDIKIPRSIASALRLPKRNAKSQQRRVLKKLLNKARFTEFGQHYHFDKILLSRNIEKSFQKDVPIFDYNKIYNEWWVKTLEGKPDITWPGKIKYYALSSGTSEASSKYIPVTEDLLKSNTINYIKQLISVFGYKQANKKSLTKDFLIIGGATNLQKGEAGWFAGDLSGILAKKRPFWFQTFYKPGGRIAAIADWNQKLNEIVDNAHKWDIGYIVGVPAWCQMCMEMVIERYKLANIHEIWPNFGVFVHGGVAFEPYKKSFDKLLGKPIVYVENYLSSEGFIGYKMKEDRGMQLVTNNNIFFEFVPFDNCNFDSDGSIVANPEAKLIDEVEEGKEYALLMSTNAGSWRYLIGDTIKFLDKEKAEVIITGRTRHFLSLVGEHLSVENMNRAIQDANDHFNISIQEYTVVGFPYEGYFAHRWYVATADPVNKDALITFIDNKLKEINDDYATERTSALKDVFIEVLAPETFMKFMELKGKLGSQHKFPRVMKGKMLRDWENFLKTGQL
- a CDS encoding LysE family translocator; its protein translation is MIEAFIKGLTMGVLLSLSVGPVLFSVIKHSINVGHRGGLAFVLGVSASDASLAFISNFFSQFFTLLSSHKVVISIAGSTFLIILGVYYAFFKKIRIKDRIKKSPPLFRKRDYLQLFLSGFFLNTLNPGVFIFWLTASTTFITHTVNERIVIFVTCLLFVLGTDITKVMLANNIRNRLTPRNIHLLNRINGFVLMCFGLALIIRLLV
- the mtgA gene encoding monofunctional biosynthetic peptidoglycan transglycosylase; translated protein: MRVLKGIWKWGLRLFVVLFIGQFIYIVLLKWVNPPVTFTQIGSMLAGRGCHSRNKSSADVSENARLAVIASEDQLFPDHNGFDWKSIQKAIEYNQKKPGRLRGASTISQQTAKNVFLWQGRSWFRKGLETYFTFMIERIWGKKRILEVYLNVAETGNGIFGIEQAAQTYFNKPAKNLTQYEAAAIAAILPNPLKLSVRPMSPYVASRARKIVQQMNFLKPDRDIQRIVQAD
- a CDS encoding LytR/AlgR family response regulator transcription factor, with the translated sequence MNRKGPLTCLLVDDNKVARVTLRKILQNINAVTVVGECGNALEAKAFLDENPVDVLFLDVEMPEMSGLELLRLLTNRPHTILTTAKENYAVEAFELNVVDYLVKPFTLTRVITALDKAQELIRFKQSPQTNTVTPKQLFIKENKVIRKVNLDDILWMEAKGDYVQFKLPDRSYMVHGSLKAIEDKFSSDQFIRVHRSYIIAIDKVEYIEDRLVYIKNQPIPVSESYKDALLAKLHLL
- the atpA gene encoding F0F1 ATP synthase subunit alpha, with the translated sequence MPEIKPDEISAILREQLSNFNAQADLEEVGTVLQVGDGIARVYGLGNVRYGELVEFEDGVRAIALNLEEDNVGVVLMGEGKDIKEGSKVRRTKQIASIKVGEGMTGRVVNTLGQPIDGKGPITGELYEMPLERKAPGVIFREPVKEPLQTGIKAIDAMIPIGRGQRELIIGDRQTGKTAIAIDTIINQKEFFKAGQPVYCIYVAIGQKASTIAGVMKTLEDNGAMDYTTIVAASASDPAPLQFYAPFAGAAIGEYFRDTGRPALIIYDDLSKQAVAYREVSLLLRRPPGREAYPGDVFYLHSRLLERAAKVISNDEIVKNMNDLPDSIKHLVKGGGSLTALPIIETQAGDVSAYIPTNVISITDGQIFLESSLFLSGIRPAINVGISVSRVGGNAQIKSMKKVAGTLKLDQALYRELEAFSKFGGDLDAATKNVIDKGARNVEILKQAQYSPYPVEKQVAIIYLGTNGLIKDVPVNKVKEFEEHFLLEMENKYPDVLAEFKKGNLPEEGLKKMVELSNSIIPQYKK
- a CDS encoding DUF4920 domain-containing protein, with the translated sequence MGKGFLLLAAVMITASVYAQPPAGEAKKGDTYGEKISARGAISVMELVDKMHQTDTLQTRVTGKVLDVCPKKGCWLTLELPDKSGMFVKSRNYNIFVPVALKGKTVVLEGVAFNKTTSVSELKHYAEDAKKTQAEIDAITEPQKEIRFQPTGVLVL
- a CDS encoding 4a-hydroxytetrahydrobiopterin dehydratase; this encodes MWEEKNNTLYRKFEFKDFNEAFGFMTRVALIAEKMDHHPTWTNTYNKVEIWLNTHDAGDIVTEKDKKMANSINNCL
- a CDS encoding IPExxxVDY family protein; translation: MATVKLSLNTEQITEEFFEDTKLLGIVTTVKDYKFCWNLNNLLELDFRINHDIEIKLKRKRRLYFFSVYEYRDPNSSLCHYLYNNLHDGEFLLPEFKHLDFLWLMKNDTVTDEYLEQVKAWLREIPGVQLITELTNEKIKNKDYLIF
- a CDS encoding DoxX family protein; the encoded protein is MKIVKQIVFTLFALMFINAGLNKFFMYMPAQQMTPEQMEIAGAILKLKWLFPLLGIMETTGGLLVIFPKTRALGALVIFPVMVGIVLHHTTLDPSIPGLPIAIVLLIINSWMLVDNYKKYRPIIA
- a CDS encoding sugar phosphate isomerase/epimerase family protein, translated to MTYKKEAIGVQLWSVKNDLATDFEGTLQALACKGFSYAEAAGYSPEARTVLGVKPGLLKRRADALGLDLISLHANAASDTIELLLEDGAALRIKYIICSMFPDERRTVDSYKEIAETYNKLGRIAKKAGIQLGYHNHHFEFEAVNGTLPFDTLLSHTDPELVVFELDLGWVVQAGHDPDAFIQRYPGRFPLWHLRDVDAGGQPVNAGDGIVDFPAVFRQKEQAGMLYSIIETPSAAQNGLERVAASYNYFEKKRLCV